Proteins from one Polynucleobacter wuianus genomic window:
- a CDS encoding sirohydrochlorin chelatase translates to MRAIIFFGHGARDERWREPFDRLAALWQAQNPDTPVELAFLELMQPSLSGAVQKIVTQGIKDIFVVPVFFGQGSHLRNDFPKILEECRSEFSEISLSATPAVGENLLVLQAIIDYADHSLN, encoded by the coding sequence GCATGGTGCGCGTGATGAACGTTGGCGTGAGCCTTTTGACCGTCTTGCTGCTTTGTGGCAAGCGCAGAATCCTGATACTCCCGTAGAACTCGCTTTCTTAGAACTTATGCAGCCTTCTTTGTCTGGTGCAGTTCAAAAAATTGTTACACAAGGAATCAAGGATATTTTTGTTGTTCCAGTATTTTTTGGACAAGGGAGCCACTTGCGCAATGACTTTCCTAAAATATTAGAAGAGTGTCGGAGCGAGTTTTCAGAAATTTCCTTAAGTGCTACGCCTGCTGTAGGTGAAAATCTACTTGTTCTGCAGGCGATCATTGATTATGCCGATCATTCTTTGAATTAA
- a CDS encoding cytochrome ubiquinol oxidase subunit I produces the protein MLDTLILSRIQFASNMTFHILFPTISIALGWVLFYFKVKFNKTGESVWSEAYQFWVKIFALTFALGVVSGITMSFQFGTNWPGYMQTVGNIAGPLLGYEVLSAFFLEATFLGIMLFGSKRVSQRAHTIATFLVAFGTSLSAFWIIALDSWMQTPQGFEMINGQAHATNWIEVVFNPSMPYRLLHMMTASFLTVTFLIAGISSYRYLKGINLSGNRALIKLAMTVAVVLAPLQIILGDSHGLNTLEYQPAKVAAMEGIWETTKGAPAVLFALPDEAIKANKYEIAIPKLASLYLTHSFAGEVKGLDAFPGATPPVAPIFFAFRIMVGIGMLMLLTAFVGFYLTRKNKELPTWLLKVLSVMTFSGWVGVVAGWYVTEIGRQPYLVSGVLKTADAVTKVPTNMVLGTLVMYLALYLGLIVSYIWVVFYLARQTLPVHIIDGQKSGLTNSIAGA, from the coding sequence ATGCTTGATACGCTTATTTTGAGCAGAATTCAATTTGCTTCAAATATGACTTTTCATATTCTTTTCCCAACGATATCCATTGCTTTGGGATGGGTACTTTTCTATTTCAAGGTTAAATTTAATAAGACTGGTGAGTCGGTATGGAGTGAGGCTTATCAATTTTGGGTCAAGATATTTGCCCTAACTTTTGCCCTTGGCGTAGTAAGCGGTATCACGATGAGTTTTCAGTTTGGAACTAACTGGCCTGGATATATGCAAACGGTCGGTAATATTGCAGGACCTTTGCTTGGATACGAAGTTTTATCAGCATTCTTCCTTGAGGCAACTTTTTTGGGGATTATGTTGTTTGGCTCTAAAAGAGTCTCTCAAAGAGCTCATACTATCGCCACATTTTTAGTTGCTTTCGGTACTTCGCTTTCGGCATTCTGGATCATTGCCCTAGATTCTTGGATGCAAACCCCACAAGGGTTTGAGATGATCAATGGCCAAGCACATGCAACCAATTGGATTGAGGTTGTCTTTAATCCCTCAATGCCCTATCGCCTCCTGCACATGATGACAGCATCATTTTTGACAGTAACGTTCTTAATTGCAGGCATTTCTTCTTATCGATATTTGAAGGGCATCAATCTGTCTGGCAACCGAGCACTGATCAAACTGGCAATGACCGTGGCGGTAGTGTTAGCCCCTTTGCAAATTATCCTTGGTGATTCACATGGCCTAAATACTCTAGAGTATCAGCCTGCAAAGGTAGCGGCAATGGAGGGAATTTGGGAAACAACCAAAGGCGCCCCCGCCGTTTTGTTTGCCTTGCCCGATGAAGCTATTAAAGCTAATAAATACGAAATAGCCATTCCAAAGCTGGCATCTTTATATTTGACGCACTCATTTGCGGGTGAGGTGAAGGGTTTGGATGCCTTTCCTGGTGCAACTCCACCAGTCGCCCCCATTTTCTTTGCCTTTCGTATCATGGTCGGCATCGGTATGTTGATGCTCTTAACCGCATTCGTTGGGTTTTATCTGACAAGAAAAAATAAAGAACTACCAACCTGGCTATTAAAGGTTTTAAGCGTGATGACTTTCTCGGGTTGGGTCGGCGTAGTTGCCGGCTGGTATGTGACCGAAATAGGCAGACAGCCTTACCTTGTTAGTGGAGTGCTAAAGACTGCTGATGCGGTTACTAAAGTGCCTACTAATATGGTTTTAGGTACACTCGTTATGTATCTTGCGCTTTATTTGGGGCTCATTGTTTCCTATATCTGGGTTGTTTTTTATTTGGCAAGACAAACTCTTCCCGTGCATATTATTGACGGGCAAAAATCAGGCTTAACTAACAGCATTGCAGGAGCATAA
- the cydB gene encoding cytochrome d ubiquinol oxidase subunit II: MIPNLSEASGWLPLFFLVAMGIAMVAYVVLDGYDLGVGILLNQASESEKDIMISSIGPFWDANETWLVLGVGVLLIAFPMAHGIILTELYLPVGIMLAGLILRGVSFDFRAKAHLSQKSVWNFLFFFGSFLAAASQGVMVGREVIGFDSGYLGWIFSFIVALCLPAGYALLGAGWLIMKTSGDLQLKAVGWARRCLLFTALGVGIISVATPFFSSEIAAKWFNFPNVFFLLPFPVLTLACFVLIDLNLLKMQRNKPAPVWIPFALSVAIFVLAFLGIAYSMFPYIVVDKMTIWEAASATESLWVIFWGAVVVLPTIIGYTIYSYKIFWGKTEPLSYY; encoded by the coding sequence ATGATTCCTAATTTATCTGAGGCATCTGGTTGGCTACCCCTTTTCTTTTTGGTTGCCATGGGTATTGCAATGGTGGCTTACGTTGTTCTAGATGGATATGACTTGGGTGTAGGCATCCTATTAAATCAGGCAAGCGAATCAGAAAAAGACATCATGATTTCATCAATTGGTCCTTTTTGGGATGCTAATGAAACATGGTTGGTGCTCGGAGTCGGTGTACTCTTGATTGCCTTTCCAATGGCGCATGGCATTATTTTGACTGAGCTCTATCTGCCAGTGGGTATCATGTTGGCCGGTTTAATTTTACGGGGCGTTTCTTTTGACTTTCGTGCAAAAGCACATTTGAGTCAGAAGTCAGTCTGGAACTTCTTATTCTTTTTTGGTAGCTTCTTGGCCGCGGCATCTCAAGGGGTGATGGTTGGTAGAGAAGTGATTGGTTTTGACTCCGGCTACTTAGGGTGGATATTCTCGTTCATCGTGGCACTTTGTTTGCCTGCTGGATATGCCCTATTGGGGGCTGGCTGGCTGATTATGAAGACTTCTGGCGACTTACAGCTTAAGGCAGTAGGCTGGGCAAGAAGGTGTTTGTTATTCACGGCTCTAGGCGTTGGGATCATTTCTGTTGCGACACCATTCTTTAGTTCAGAAATTGCGGCTAAGTGGTTTAACTTTCCTAATGTCTTTTTCTTACTGCCTTTTCCAGTTTTGACCCTGGCGTGTTTTGTCTTAATTGATTTGAACTTGCTAAAAATGCAAAGAAATAAGCCAGCGCCAGTTTGGATTCCTTTTGCCCTTAGTGTAGCCATTTTTGTTTTAGCTTTTTTAGGGATTGCTTACAGCATGTTTCCCTATATCGTCGTAGACAAAATGACAATCTGGGAAGCGGCATCAGCTACAGAGTCATTATGGGTAATATTTTGGGGAGCGGTAGTTGTGCTACCAACCATCATTGGATACACAATTTATTCTTACAAAATCTTCTGGGGCAAAACCGAGCCGCTTAGTTATTACTAG
- a CDS encoding DsbA family oxidoreductase → MKPTIKIDYVSDVACPWCAVGLGNLNQAIAGLSNKANFEVHFHPFELNPNMPKGGQDAIEHLTEKYGLTADQVKANQSNIRAKALEAGFAFHPEGRKRVYNTFDCHRLLYWAAKEYDLQKQADLKKELLNTYFCLAINLDDQENLIDAVIRAGLDKDRAKELLKNNEFANEVREEEATYTSAGISSVPSIILNNQYLLQGAQPPESFINAFEQLIQKG, encoded by the coding sequence ATGAAACCTACTATCAAAATAGACTATGTATCCGATGTAGCTTGCCCCTGGTGTGCTGTCGGATTAGGCAACCTCAATCAGGCCATAGCCGGGTTAAGCAATAAGGCAAATTTTGAAGTACATTTTCATCCCTTTGAGCTTAATCCAAATATGCCTAAGGGTGGACAAGACGCTATTGAGCATCTCACAGAAAAATATGGCTTAACTGCGGACCAAGTTAAAGCCAATCAATCTAATATTAGGGCTAAAGCGTTAGAAGCTGGATTTGCATTTCATCCAGAAGGTAGAAAAAGGGTTTACAACACTTTTGATTGCCACCGTCTTTTGTATTGGGCTGCCAAAGAATATGACTTGCAAAAGCAAGCTGATCTTAAAAAAGAATTGCTCAATACTTACTTTTGCCTTGCCATAAATTTAGATGATCAAGAAAACTTGATAGATGCGGTAATACGTGCTGGGCTAGACAAAGACAGAGCTAAAGAATTACTCAAAAACAATGAATTTGCTAACGAAGTGCGTGAAGAAGAAGCTACCTATACAAGTGCTGGTATTAGCTCTGTTCCATCAATCATTCTTAATAATCAATACCTTTTACAAGGTGCCCAGCCTCCCGAGTCATTCATAAATGCATTTGAGCAACTAATTCAAAAGGGCTAA
- a CDS encoding TA system antitoxin ParD family protein, with amino-acid sequence MSINVKLSENLVEQAKVFGSVEHRSVPKQIEYWSQIGKIAQENPDLPFSLIREILIADQEPVIGEYVFN; translated from the coding sequence ATGTCTATTAACGTGAAATTATCGGAAAACCTTGTTGAGCAAGCTAAAGTGTTTGGAAGTGTTGAGCATCGCTCAGTACCTAAGCAGATTGAGTATTGGTCGCAAATCGGCAAGATCGCTCAAGAAAACCCAGATTTACCATTCTCTTTGATTCGCGAGATCTTGATTGCCGATCAAGAGCCAGTCATTGGTGAGTACGTTTTTAACTAA
- a CDS encoding type II toxin-antitoxin system RelE/ParE family toxin, protein MRLLVTATFAKATKKLHTPQKLELDAALKLICKDPEIGEAKVGDLLGVYVYKFRLSQQQCLLAYRILDAESIKLLTFGPHENFYRDLKRQDE, encoded by the coding sequence ATGCGTTTACTGGTCACGGCCACTTTTGCAAAGGCTACAAAAAAACTGCATACACCGCAAAAGCTAGAGTTAGATGCTGCACTTAAGCTTATTTGCAAAGATCCTGAGATCGGCGAGGCAAAGGTGGGAGATTTGTTAGGCGTATACGTTTATAAATTTAGGTTGTCTCAGCAACAATGTTTATTGGCGTATCGAATTTTGGATGCAGAAAGCATCAAACTATTAACATTTGGCCCGCATGAAAATTTCTATAGAGATTTAAAACGTCAAGACGAGTAA
- a CDS encoding DUF6933 domain-containing protein — translation MFYLHCSKQLLDRVSLGANKPAGKGDNILGNWYAKAIFSKPQVALFVNERTLLPVLMPLAPASNLVERFPQYLFKILLSQGVSESFMQQELDHLDKVIYCKSTNRSIIGILNMFTYHLEGYQSMHYADNCFSLSMMMADTPCGPLYKSTITPGNALREFALSGQIH, via the coding sequence ATGTTTTATTTACACTGCTCAAAACAATTATTAGATCGGGTCTCTTTAGGCGCAAACAAACCCGCTGGGAAGGGAGACAATATTTTGGGCAATTGGTATGCTAAGGCAATATTTTCAAAACCTCAAGTGGCGTTGTTTGTAAATGAAAGAACCCTACTACCAGTGTTGATGCCACTAGCTCCAGCATCAAACCTAGTAGAGCGATTCCCACAATACCTATTTAAGATCTTGCTTTCTCAAGGTGTAAGCGAATCTTTTATGCAACAGGAGTTAGATCATCTTGATAAGGTGATTTATTGCAAATCAACCAATCGCAGCATCATTGGTATTTTAAATATGTTTACTTATCATCTAGAAGGCTATCAGTCCATGCATTATGCAGATAATTGCTTTTCACTCTCAATGATGATGGCCGATACTCCCTGTGGACCACTCTACAAAAGCACAATCACACCTGGTAATGCTCTAAGGGAATTCGCTCTGAGTGGACAAATTCATTAA